A stretch of Methanosphaerula palustris E1-9c DNA encodes these proteins:
- a CDS encoding flavodoxin family protein: MTDKKVVLLCGSPRQDGNTRQILDECASIIRASGVEAEVIPLGLMQIRSCIACRKCQEQGTCVLDDGLGDVIEKVREADGLIAGAPVYFGTARGRYDGRSAADRDGLQGEGISSPGRLGGPVVVARRGRQTSSLQEMVMFFLSNDMIVPGSLSWNMLFGGNPGDIWKDEEGIQGIRRFAENVAELIKRI, encoded by the coding sequence ATGACTGATAAGAAGGTTGTGCTGCTCTGTGGTAGCCCTCGTCAGGATGGAAATACCCGGCAGATACTCGATGAATGTGCCTCTATCATCAGAGCATCAGGTGTCGAAGCTGAGGTGATCCCACTTGGTCTGATGCAGATTCGGTCATGCATAGCCTGTAGAAAATGTCAGGAGCAGGGAACCTGTGTACTTGATGACGGACTCGGTGATGTGATCGAGAAGGTCCGGGAGGCAGATGGGCTGATCGCTGGGGCTCCGGTCTATTTTGGAACGGCCCGGGGGCGATATGATGGCCGCTCTGCAGCGGATCGGGATGGTCTCCAGGGCGAAGGAATTTCCTCACCTGGAAGGTTGGGGGGGCCGGTCGTGGTGGCACGGCGTGGTAGGCAGACCAGCAGTCTCCAAGAGATGGTGATGTTCTTTTTGAGCAACGATATGATCGTGCCTGGATCTCTCTCCTGGAACATGCTCTTTGGGGGGAACCCGGGCGATATCTGGAAGGATGAAGAGGGAATCCAGGGGATCCGACGGTTTGCCGAGAATGTTGCAGAACTGATTAAACGGATCTGA